A single genomic interval of Coccidioides posadasii str. Silveira chromosome 1, complete sequence harbors:
- a CDS encoding mitochondrial 54S ribosomal protein mL60 (EggNog:ENOG410PSNW~COG:J~BUSCO:16460at33183) — MFKPTSPVMGGLLWKIPWRLSSMQKARQRKRLRAVDKVVDTVNAALQRNGGKSAKAVERWYREMPREEEMLPKDKYTIFDRKEKTYRKGIHKLPKWTRVSQRVNPPGF; from the exons ATGTTCAAGCCCACTTCTCCCGTAATGGGAGGTCTGCTATG GAAAATCCCCTGGCGCCTCTCATCCATGCAAAAAGCCCGGCAGCGCAAGCGCTTACGAGCAGTAGACAAAGTCGTTGACACCGTGAATGCAGCTCTCCAGCGCAACGGCGGAAAGAGCGCCAAGGCGGTTGAACGATGGTATAGAGAAATGccgagagaagaggagatgTTGCCGAAGGATAAATATACGATCTTCGATCGGAAGGAGAAGACGTACAGAAAGGGAATACATA AGCTTCCAAAGTGGACTCGAGTGAGCCAGAGAGTCAACCCCCCGGGGTTTTAG
- a CDS encoding uncharacterized protein (EggNog:ENOG410PGF9~COG:I~BUSCO:7649at33183) produces the protein MHLSHGTLEQPSSFWRFCSSLTMFQVAALCRGFLYTFNTTEVHGQEAFLKLLDERRDHTSRTRGLITVSNHISVMDDPLMWGTIPLHNHWGYQSFNRRWAFGSHDICFSNRVLSAFFTLGQVLPTHRLYHSPYGGLFQPTVTQAIRLLSKGPFPTNPHTAPADLQQWSLQSVCVDPFSEVPMAYTTTSHDSYLAPSAYACNSYSWIHIFPEGMIHQSPPKTMRYFKWGVSRLILEASQCPDVVPMWIEGTDEVMHESRTFPRFLPRINKKISVTFGEKVDVEAVFGDLRRRWQKIKAEAEKESGSAPLGVLNEELMYGEEAVELRKECTMKVRELVLQVRRSRGLPDEDPKASLAETWAQEGPKREGKMEDDSWVRDI, from the exons ATGCATCTCAGCCATGGGACGTTGGAACAGCCTTCCTCCTTCTGGAGGTTCTGCTCTTCCTTGACCATGTTCCAAGTCGCAGCATTGTGCCGTGGCTTTCTTTACACCTTTAACACGACAGAGGTGCATGGACAAGAAGCGTTTCTGAAACTCCTGGATGAACGGAGGGACCATACGAGCAGAACGAGGGGTTTAATAACTG TTTCGAATCATATTAGCGT TATGGATGACCCTTTGATGTGGGGAACTATCCCACTGCATAATCACTGGGGATATCAGTCGTTCAATCGCAGATGGGCGTTTGGAAGCCACGATATCTGTTTCAGTAATAG GGTCCTTTCTGCCTTTTTCACGCTTGGTCAAGTCCTTCCGACGCATAGGCTCTACCATTCCCCCTACGGTGGCCTCTTCCAGCCTACCGTCACCCAAGCGATCCGATTGCTCTCAAAGGGTCCGTTCCCTACAAATCCCCACACCGCGCCGGCTGATCTGCAACAATGGAGCCTGCAGAGTGTCTGCGTCGACCCGTTCTCTGAGGTGCCCATGGCATATACTACCACAAGCCATGATTCATACTTAGCACCGTCAGCATACGCATGCAACTCATATTCATGGATTCATATCTTCCCAGAGGGCATGATTCATCAGTCCCCGCCCAAAACCATGCGGTATTTCAAATGGGGCGTATCGCGGTTGATCCTCGAAGCGTCACAATGCCCTGACGTCGTTCCTATGTGGATAGAAGGAACGGATGAAGTTATGCATGAGAGTAGGACGTTTCCGCGGTTCCTCCCGAGAATAAACAAGAAGATCAGTGTCACTTTTGGAGAAAAAGTTGACGTTGAGGCTGTTTTTGGCGACTTAAGACGACGCTGGCAGAAGATAAAAGCTGAAGCTGAGAAAGAAAGTGGATCTGCTCCCCTGGGAGTTCTCAATGAAGAGCTCATGTACGGGGAAGAAGCAGTGGAACTGCGGAAAGAATGCACGATGAAAGTTCGAGAACTAGTCCTCCAGGTTCGCCGCTCACGAGGATTACCAGACGAGGATCCCAAAGCCAGTCTTGCCGAGACTTGGGCACAAGAAGGCCCGAAAAGAGAAGGCAAAATGGAGGACGACTCTTGGGTTCGAGATATTTGA
- the INDA1_1 gene encoding Amino-acid permease inda1 (EggNog:ENOG410QDKU~COG:E~TransMembrane:12 (i73-94o106-129i150-175o181-203i215-234o258-278i299-318o354-375i396-416o428-449i470-495o507-528i)), producing the protein MGFSEKEISQEDSTSVQLPPFASKDEEVALEVEVAQDQPGFWTRMGCTPESFKKRTLADKHNQLNQTLKSRHLHMIAIGGSIGAGFFVGSGSALAKGGPASVVIDFAIIGVMIFNVVFALGELAVMYPVSGGFYIYSSRFIDPSWGFAMGWNYVLQWLIVLPLELTVASLTINFWKVDLSVAVWITVFLAAIIIVNIFGVLGFGEEEFWSSALKLSAVVIFMVIAVVLVCGGGPKDGIYSEYWGARLWYDPGAFRNGFRGFCSVFVTAAFAFFGTELVGLAAAESKNPLKSLPSAIKQVFWRIILFYILGLFFIGLLVRSDDDRLLGANPLIDTNASPFVIAAHDAGLVGFDSFMNVIILVSVFSIGNSAVFAGSRTLTAIAEQGYAPRIFSYVDRAGRPLISTGTLIAFGGLAYVNVTASGVEIFDWLLALSGLTALFTWGSICLAHIRFRAAWAHHGRTLDEIPFKAALGVWGSWVGLCLVCLVLIAQFYIAICPVSGGINDAKGFFKSYLALPVVLFCWACGYAWKRKGWLKLDEIDIDSGRREIDWEVYNQVLEKRKNSSFMKRLYYRLF; encoded by the exons ATGGGCTTCTCTGAAAAAGAGATCTCCCAGGAGGACAGCACCTCTGTGCAGCTGCCACCTTTTGCTTCTAAAGATGAAGAAGTCGCCTTGGAGGTAGAGGTCGCCCAAGACCAGCCAGGATTCTGGACTCGGATGGGCTGCACCCCGGAATCCTTCAAGAAACGAACTCTCGCAGACAAACATAACCAGTTGAACCAGACGTTGAAATCCCGTCACCTGCATATGATAGCAATTGGCGGAAGTATCGGCGCAGGTTTTTTCGTTGGTTCAGGCTCAGCATTAGCAAAAGGTGGTCCAGCAAGCGTTGTGATCGACTTTGCAATTATTGGTGTC ATGATATTTAATGTCGTATTTGCCCTTGGAGAATTAGCCGTCATGTACCCAGTGTCTGGAGGGTTCTATATATACTCAAGCCGATTCATCGATCCATCATGGGGCTTTGCCATGGGCTGGAACTATGTTCTCCAGTGGCTCATTGTCCTTCCCCTTGAGCTCACAGTGGCTTCACTGACTATAAACTTCTGGAAAGTTGATCTCAGTGTTGCTGTATGGATAACAGTCTTCCTGGCGGCCATCATAATAGTCAACATCTTCGGAGTTCTTGGATTCGGAGAGGAAGAGTTCTGGTCTAGTGCACTGAAGCTCAGTGCAGTTGTCATATTTATGGTGATAGCAGTGGTTCTCGTTTGCGGAGGAGGTCCAAAGGATGGAATTTATTCTGAATACTGGGGGGCAAGGTTGTGGTATGACCCCGGGGCATTCCGCAATGGCTTCAGGG GTTTTTGCTCTGTGTTCGTCACTGCAGCCTTCGCATTTTTTGGCACTGAGCTAGTTGGACTAGCAGCAGCCGAGAGCAAGAATCCCCTAAAATCGCTTCCATCGGCAATCAAACAAGTATTCTGGCGCATTATCTTGTTTTATATCCTCGGTCTTTTCTTCATTGGTCTTCTCGTCCGCTCCGACGATGACCGCTTGCTTGGTGCAAACCCTCTGATCGACACCAATGCCTCGCCGTTCGTGATTGCTGCCCACGACGCTGGTCTCGTCGGCTTTGACAGCTTCATGAATGTTATCATCCTTGTTTCAGTTTTTTCAATTGGAAACTCGGCCGTCTTTGCAGGATCTAGGACCCTAACAGCCATTGCTGAACAAGGATACGCACCCCGTATCTTTTCCTATGTTGACCGAGCTGGTAGGCCACTTATCTCAACAGGCACACTCATTGCATTTGGTGGTCTGGCATATGTGAATGTCACTGCAAGTGGTGTTGAAATCTTTGACTGGCTCCTTGCGCTGTCTGGCTTAACTGCGCTCTTCACCTGGGGAAGC ATTTGTCTCGCTCACATTCGGTTCCGCGCTGCCTGGGCACATCACGGTCGCACTCTTGATGAGATCCCCTTTAAGGCTGCCCTCGGTGTCTGGGGTTCCTGGGTTGGGCTATGCTTAGTTTGCCTAGTCCTTATCGCTCAA TTCTATATCGCTATCTGTCCAGTTTCAGGTGGCATTAATGACGCAAAGGGCTTTTTCAAGTCATACCTTGCTCTTCCCGTCGTCCTATTCTGCTGGGCTTGCGGCTATGCTTGGAAGCGCAAGGGATGGCTGAAACTCGACGAAATCGATATCGACTCAGGGAGAAGAGAGATTGACTGGGAGGTTTACAATCAGGTGttggagaagagaaagaactCTTCGTTCATGAAGCGCCTTTACTACAGGCTCTTTTAA